The genome window GGGATCGTCAAGGACGTCTGCCTGGCCTACGTGCCCGAGGCCGGTGTGGGTGACTACGTGATCGTGCACGTCGGCTTTGCCATCAGCAAGGTCGATGAGGAAGAGGCAAAGAAGGTGTTCGAGCTGCTGGAAGAGATGGGAGAGCTCGCCGAGGCAGGAGGACAGGGGCCGTGAAGTTCCTGGAGGAGTACCGGGATCCGGAAGCGGCCCGCCGTATGGTGCAGGCCATTCGCCGCGCGACCACCCGGCCCTGGACCATCATGGAGGTCTGCGGCGGACAAACGCACAACCTCATCCGCTTCGGTATCGACGAGCTTCTACCGGAGGCCATCACCCTGGTGCACGGCCCCGGCTGCCCCGTGTGCGTCACGCCGGTGGAGATCATCGACGAAGCCCTCGAGATCGCCTCGGGGAAAGACGGCCGGCCGGTCGTTTTCTGCTCGTTTGGGGACATGCTGCGGGTGCCGGGCTCGCGCAAGGACCTGCTGGCGGTAAGGGCCGAGGGGGCGGATGTGCGGGTCGTCTATTCGCCCCTGGACGCGCTCAGGCTCGCCGTGGAAGCCCCCGAAAGGGAAGTGGTTTTCTTCGCGGTGGGATTTGAAACCACGGCTCCGGCCACGGCCATGGCGGTCTTCCGGGCCAGAGAGCTGGGAGTGCGCAATTTCTCGATCCTGGTTGCCCACGTGCGGGTGCCGCCGGCCCTGGAGACCATCCT of Bacillota bacterium contains these proteins:
- a CDS encoding HypC/HybG/HupF family hydrogenase formation chaperone, producing the protein MCLGIPGKILSIADDGLRTGKVSFGGIVKDVCLAYVPEAGVGDYVIVHVGFAISKVDEEEAKKVFELLEEMGELAEAGGQGP